The Anabrus simplex isolate iqAnaSimp1 chromosome 1, ASM4041472v1, whole genome shotgun sequence genome window below encodes:
- the LOC136865822 gene encoding protein lethal(2)essential for life codes for MILLPHLLCLLALHPLVMSDVYDDWDHFWSRPSSLFDQNFGLGLLADELLHPHHSLMYYRPWRHQSARHSGFSNIQYNDEGFKVNLDVQQFKPEEVVVKTVGNSLVIEGKHEERKDPHGFISRQFKRRYILPDDVDPETVTSKLSSDGILTIEAPRKELPPIAGKERVIAITHTDTPALTQGEPEEVTVENEDKS; via the exons ATGATTCTATTACCCCATCTACTTTGTCTCTTAGCTCTCCATCCTTTAGTAATGAGTGATGTATATGATGACTGGGATCACTTTTGGTCTCGACCAAGTTCCCTATTTGATCAGAACTTCGGTCTGGGTCTTTTAGCTGATGAACTATTACATCCACATCATAGCCTGATGTATTATAGACCATGGCGTCATCAATCAGCTCGTCACAGTGGCTTCTCAAATATACAGTACAACGATGAAGGATTTAAA GTTAATTTAGATGTCCAACAGTTTAAACCAGAGGAGGTAGTGGTGAAAACGGTTGGAAACTCCCTTGTTATTGAAGGGAAACATGAAGAACGAAAAGATCCACATGGCTTCATTTCTCGGCAGTTTAAGAGGCGTTACATTCTTCCAGACGATGTGGACCCTGAAACTGTGACGTCTAAACTATCTTCAGATGGTATTCTTACAATTGAAGCTCCAAGAAAG GAACTTCCTCCAATAGCTGGtaaggaaagggtgatagccaTCACTCACACAGACACTCCTGCTTTGACACAGGGAGAGCCTGAAGAAGTGACTGTTGAAAATGAAGATAAGAGTTAG